The region acaacaaaattgCCAGCATCGGAAGCCTCAATTCCCAATGAAAGGATTCCCAAGGTTGCACAGAAAGTAATGAATATCAATTCTGCTGCAATATTATTTACCTCCTAGGAGGAAACACTCTCCAGCACTCAGGCTCAAATGGCCGAAActtcacaggaaagaaaaatgcaaggcAGAAAGCAAATCAGGGAAAGAGGTCTGTTCAGCAGCAATACCCGTGTCACGTACCTCGTTTCTCTTTAGCACCCTGCTGCGGGAAGCTTGGCAGAAATGAAGATGGTCtcggtgctgctgctgctgctgagcacccTCTTGGGCAGCCCCGCGGCGCCTTCCCAGCGCCCGGCTTGTTACAAGAGGGCCCTCaaggagcacagctgccatACCCTCCCCGAGAGCAAGGAGAACCTCCGGCACATCGACCATGGTCTGCAAGATCActtttgggaagggaagggctgtgAGGTCATCTGTTACTGCAACTTGAATGAATTGCTCTGCTGCCCAAAGTAAGATCACAGTCATTTCACGTAAACTTGTACAGTTCTTCACAACTGCCCATTATATTGCCATCATTTTACAGTTTTCACAGGCGGAATAAGCtatcattttaaagaaattcatCACTTCAAATGGTTTGAAATGATACCAAGATATAGCAAATTTTGTGTCAGTTTGGAGGATTTGGTTTTAAGGGGCTCACCTAGGATGTGCTTAGTGTATTTTGTAAACCTCCCTGTCCTATTAACAGGGACTTCAGCACTTGAATCGTCCAACTTTTGACTCCTCTGTCTGATCCAAGCTAAGAATAACTATATCAAACCTTATTCACAGCATTTTGCAATGAAGATGTTTTCAgaccacaaaaaaatcctttgattTCTCTTCCAGGGAAGAGAACTATATTGCGACTCTAAAGTGCATGCACATATGTCAGCTGAACAAGTCATTCTGTAAAAATAGctgttaaaagcagaaaagcaaaggaggGCCACAGGGGCTCATACACACTCGTTTAAGGCAAGGCAAAGATTGAGCCCAAGAGCATCAACATTTCCCTGGCTTGCTCGCTCTGCTGACAAAGGTGAACAGTGAAGTTCTCACTGAACATGGGGTTTTTCTTGTGGTTACATAGAAAGAACATAAGTGAGATAAATAAACACCATCAGTGCACACTGGTTTTAGGTTATAAAATGTATTAAGAGGTATTATTTCATTCAGCTTTTCAGCAAtatcttttcttcagaaaatttgGATTAGAAATATCAACAGTTCAAAACTTACTAATACTTCAGAGGCAGCAAAATGTGATGGCATTATATaggcaaacaaaaaagatttttcatatGTGCTCCTCTTAACACTCATTTCTCAAGTCCCCTAAAATCCAATAAAGACAACTTTCCAGCACTCCTGTAGGGGACTCAAGTTAAACCAAGTGAGAAAGGCTTCTAAAGCTAAAAATCTCACAAACTCAGAGCTGGGTTTAAGTAAGATTTTCATCTTTAACTTTCCCTAAAACCAGATACGGTGTCCTCACCTTGAAGCACCCTTTGAGTCTCTAGCTTCAGGTTCTGAGCAGCATAGTAAAGCCTCTTCCTTTGATAAAAACACGGAGGAAAGTACTTCTTCCACCATCCCAAGGTACACAAGGCCTGCTTTGCATATGTGCTCTTGGGACAAACTGCACCAAAACAGTACGTGTGCACATGCCAAAGTCCTTTATTTTGATAATATGATCTATTGCTGAGTTTATTTTCTCAAAGTCAAAATATCAGAGTAGAGTTCTGCAACCCAGACAGCCATTGAAAGGTTTGTCATTGCTCCGACAGCAGGCCAGCAGAGGTAGAAACGCAGTATCCTCATCCAGACCTGCAGTTGCATTTGCATTTCTGGAAGGACATCCCACAATAATCCCACATATATTGTCATACATGCTAAAAAACATCCACAGCTGGACATGCACGTCATGTTAAAGCTCTAATAAACCTATGATCTAATTGTTTAAATATGCAATTCTATCTTTCAGGGATATTTTCTTTGGACCAAAGGTATCTTTTGTGATCCCCTGCAACAGTCAATGATTCAAGTCTGCAAGTGAAGATAACAGACATCATTCTACGATCATGTAATAATGttttcaaggggaaaaacaaaactaccACCAACAAAAAGAACCATTTCCTTTCTAACCACAAGTCACTGCCTCACTTTACACAGTAGAAAGAGTCTCCTTTCTATACCTTTATGGAGTATCAAGTACAcaagaagttttcttttcaaatctaGTAGCTGACCTAATTTCCATAAAGCCATTTCCATGGTTTAACAGACTGTACAAGCTCCTAATGTATCCTAATATGCATCCCCCAGCAAAAAAGCATAACTCTTCTTACTCAGCACAATATCCTTAGCTAgtctggaaaaagaaacttcaagCCTAAGCCTTCATGTTGTCAGGAACATGACTCTCAGAGCAACTTATGGCAGTGCAGCTTCCTATTCCATTATTGCCATCACAATTTAAAGCAGTTTTAAGCTGAAGCCACTCAGTCTCTGCCACTTCTGAAAGAGAGTCTCCCATGTTCTGTTAAGGCATCTTAAAACATATGCACATACAAAAGGCATGTATTTCCATATTTGAAAGTATTTcgctggaataaaaaaaaaaaaaaaaaaaaaaaaaagtaaaaattgacACAAACAGTACTAAAGCACACTTGGGTCTTATGTTGAACTGGCCACCTGCCTTGACTATGCAATCTCTAAACCCTTAAACTGCTTGATCTTAGCATTGAACATCTAAAAACATTTGAACAACCAATTTTTAAATCAAGCTGTTTGAAATACAGTAGCCCAAAATCAAGCTTAAATGCTACCTTCTTTAGGCTAGCCCTGTAAGGCAATAGCTATAGAAAACTCAGAGATAATCACCTTAATATTTAAGAGGTATTGTGATCTATGAAATAGATGCAAAGAAACAACTTTTTGACCATTTTTCTGTTATCTGTATTAGCAGGTGTTGAGAGGTGACCACATAATTTCAAGCAGTCACCTGAACAAGCCAGGCTTACAGGCAGCAAAGCCTGACTTGCTGCCTTACACATATAAACTCTTTAGCTATCATCAGTCACATGGAAAGTGTGCAGTACTGAAGGAACTGTGCGGTCTTCTCCACTCAAAAAATGCACTGCTCACCTACTCATCTTACACATTGGCCCAAACTGCTACCACCAGTTTACCACACTTACTTCATGCGTCAGTATGAAATATCACCATGGCTGGTTTTCTTCTTGTTAGTAAACCAGGGTTGATACTGGGTGAGGGGGTGATTATACACAACCAATAATAAATGTTTCAAGTAAATCTGTGTGCACTATTTTTGCCCTACTGTTAAACAGTTTGTGTCACCAGGCTTTTCAAGCCTTGTTTGTGCAATTATTCAAGCAGATTAGAGTAATTTGAGCTTCCCACCAAATAATCAATTGATAGTAAAATAAACCCCTAAATTTGGCAACCCAGTGAAAATATCCCAAGTCAGTGCTCCAcgaaaaaaaaaacaacttatgGTATGTGCTCTTGTGTAAAGTCCTCTTTAGGGTATTTTAACAAGATTTTAGGTTATGTTAACTTCTGTTCCTTGTGCCATCATTTCTACAAGAATCACGTTGCATATGCCTGGCATTCAGAGCTTTGCAAAGCAgccagagtaaaaaaaaattaaggtggACACAAAGCTGGGTACTAAACCTGGTGGCTTTCAGTTACCTTTCTTCCATTACTCCTGGAAAATCCACAATCCACGGGGGCAAGATAGGGTCACTTAAGCTACTACTTTAAGACTGACCTACCATTGAaacttgcttttgtttctttccccaCTCTTCTTCCCTCACACAGCTTCTTCTACAGGTCCTGCCAGGCTTAGGTGAGAATATTCAACCCTGTCATGCACGCAGAAAAAAACTCACTCTATCCTTTAGCTGTCCTATCCATGACTAGGTTCCCTGGCTTTTTATGCAATGTGCACTTTGAAGGCAAGAAGCTTGAATGTGTGCAAAGGACATTTAGTAAACAAACTGACAGTCCCTGCCATGAAATGGGCATGAAAACGTATCTTCAAAGGAGCACCAATTTTAGCTGTCACTAGCTAGATATCACTGACTTGAACTTAGGCCAGCACTGCAGAACTGTACTGTGGAAATACATAAAGCGGTACAAGTGAAAGAAATCATACCACTGAGATACTGGGAAGGCAGCCAGTGCGAGTTTAGGGTTTATCATCATTCAGTTCTATCCAAGCATCACAGgtcaaaaaaagcaaagtgaagcATCTCAGTTGTAATGATGCCAGCAGAGTAGTGATTTtcaaaaaacctcaaaagatTACCATCAAGCAGATTAGATCACAGACATAAagctttctcatttttcccaAATTAAGAAAAAGCTTACAAACATTGGATAAGGTTAGAAGTTGCAATGAATGCTAACTGAACAAGCTGAAGCCATGTCCTCCTCAGCTTCAAGatgaaaactgttttccttcagctttttcttcacgctctgtgcacagctttaagcagaaagaaatcatATTCTATACACCACACATTTAGACTGGCACAATAGTTGACAATACAAGAAGTCATTCATAATTCCATCTTCAACATCAGAATTTTCTAAGACAATCAATTGGAAGCCTAAGTATTGCTGGATACTATTCTCCATAAGTTACCATAAAGTTTGGGTTTATTGAGAGGAGTTTGCTCCCTTTAAACAGGCCTGAGCTAATCCATGCAATGAGAAAGAAGCAGCGTGCCTTTTAGAAGGGACTGTATTGACCCCACACAGGCTTGACTGTCGTTCTCCAATTAAGTTCTTAGCAGCAGTCCATGCAGACAAATGGAGAAGTCAGCAGGTAAAGGATTTCTTACCAAGTCAAAAGATTTCTCAGCACAGTAAGCTGCAGCAGTCTCTTCATCTGTACTTATAGCTTTGAAATTCgagagctgcatttttttccattttaatataGGAGCAGGAATGCCTCAGTGCTTGGAAGCACGTATCTCCACCATGACAAAATGAATAAACAATTTAGAAAATCCTCCAATTCTTATTtctgaagggggaaaagaagtgTTACTCAGCCATTTCTGCCCAGCTAAGAACAGAACTGACACTTAAAGACTTTTACCATAGGAAAAAGAACCTATTGACAAGTCTGctacagctttttttaaaggcattgCATCATGAGCACTTGAGgtacatttataaatatatccTTGGcacattttaattgaaaaatattttaatattattacaTACTTCATCAAAGCTTTACTATTAGGTACAAGtatcatagaatatgctgagctgGATGGGATCCGtcaggatcatcgagtccaactcaTTAAAATTACAGACACACCCATTTGAGCAACAATATCagtgatatttatttaaaatacttttgctgAGGAAATTTGTTTCATAAGAGATGGTTTTCAAACAAGTCAGCAAGGttatgaaaaataatacagGCAAACTCTCTCATGAGAAAAAGTTACAAAGAAAGCTTTCGTATATCAACAAAACCTCAGTCTTTTGATTTGCAGCCTGAGTCTCAGTCCCAACCTTTTCTGCCTAATGAACCCCACTATCCATCTTTAGATCTGGTTTGTTCTTGTCATTCTTCACCGAGTAGATGAAGTACGTTAAGGTGTCCTTTTCATTCACTGGAATTGTCCTAAAATGGCAGCCAATTATCTATAAAGGAAGAAtgcaaggaaa is a window of Sylvia atricapilla isolate bSylAtr1 chromosome 4, bSylAtr1.pri, whole genome shotgun sequence DNA encoding:
- the SCRG1 gene encoding scrapie-responsive protein 1 codes for the protein MKMVSVLLLLLSTLLGSPAAPSQRPACYKRALKEHSCHTLPESKENLRHIDHGLQDHFWEGKGCEVICYCNLNELLCCPKDIFFGPKVSFVIPCNSQ